One Molothrus ater isolate BHLD 08-10-18 breed brown headed cowbird chromosome 4, BPBGC_Mater_1.1, whole genome shotgun sequence genomic window carries:
- the RBM47 gene encoding RNA-binding protein 47: protein MVLGAEVGSRFYHAVNEFDTMTAEDSTARMSNDSTNVATTKVPEGVAGAPNEAALLALMARTGYSMIQENGQRKYGGPPPGWEGLHPPRGCEVFVGKIPRDVYEDELVPVFESVGRIYEMRLMMDFDGKNRGYAFVMYTQKHEAKRAVRELNNYEIRPGRLLGVCCSVDNCRLFIGGIPKMKKREEILEEISKVTEGVLDVIVYASAADKMKNRGFAFVEYESHRAAAMARRKLMPGRIQLWGHQIAVDWAEPEIDVDEDVMETVKILYVRNLMIETTEDTIKKVFGQFNPGCVERVKKIRDYAFVHFTTREDAIHAMNNLNGVELEGSCLEVTLAKPVDKEQYTRYQKAAKGGAAATSEATQQPNYVYSCDPYTLAYYGYPYNALIGPNRDYFVKGSIRGRGRGAAGNRAPGPRGSYLGGYSAGRGIYSRYHEGKGKQQEKGFELVPNLELPAVNPVAIKPGAVAIPAIGAQYSMFQAAPPAKMMEDGKIHTVEHIINPIAVQQDPASAAAAAAAAAAAVIPAVSTPPPFQGRPITPVYTMTPSVQRIPAAGIYGTSYVPFAAPAAATATIATLQKNAAAAAYGGYAGYIPPAFPAAAIQVPIHDVYQTY, encoded by the exons GTTTTATCACGCTGTGAATGAGTTTGACACCATGACCGCTGAGGATTCCACTGCAAGGATGAGCAATGATTCCACTAATGTGGCCACCACAAAAGTGCCCGAAGGTGTTGCTGGTGCGCCCAAcgaggcagctctgctggccctcATGGCCCGCACTGGATACAGCATGATCCAGGAGAACGGGCAGCGCAAGTACGGAGGGCCTCCTCCCGGCTGGGAGGGCCTGCACCCTCCGCGGGGCTGCGAAGTCTTTGTGGGCAAAATCCCCCGCGATGTCTATGAGGATGAGCTCGTCCCCGTCTTCGAGTCTGTGGGCCGCATCTACGAGATGCGCCTGATGATGGACTTCGATGGGAAGAACCGTGGCTACGCCTTCGTGATGTACACCCAGAAGCACGAGGCAAAGCGCGCCGTCAGGGAGCTGAATAACTACGAAATCCGCCCCGGCAGGCTGCTGGGTGTCTGCTGCAGCGTGGATAACTGCCGGCTCTTCATCGGAGGCATTCCCAAGATGAAGAAGAGAGAGGAGATCCTGGAAGAGATTTCCAAGGTGACAGAAGGCGTGCTGGATGTCATCGTGTATGCCAGCGCCGCAGACAAGATGAAGAACAGAGGCTTTGCCTTTGTGGAGTATGAGAGCCATcgagcagcagccatggccaggagAAAACTCATGCCAGGAAGGATCCAGCTGTGGGGACATCAAATTGCTGTTGACTGGGCAGAACCAGAGATAGATGTGGATGAAGATGTCATGGAGACTGTTAAAATCTTATATGTGAGGAATTTAATGATTGAGACCACAGAGGACACCATTAAAAAGGTGTTCGGTCAGTTTAACCCTGGCTGTGTagagagagtgaaaaaaatacGTGATTACGCCTTTGTGCACTTTACAACCAGGGAAGATGCTATTCATGCCATGAACAACCTTAATGGTGTTGAACTAGAGGGCTCGTGCCTGGAGGTTACCTTGGCCAAGCCGGTAGACAAGGAGCAATACACTCGCTACcagaaagcagcaaaaggaggggctgcagcaacCTCCGAAGCAACGCAGCAACCTAACTATGTTTACTCTTGTGATCCATACACACTAGCATACTATGGATATCCATACAATGCCTTGATCGGGCCCAACAGAGATTACTTTGTGAAAG GCAGCATACGAGGCAGAGGGCGAGGTGCAGCTGGCAACAGAGCTCCAGGTCCCAGGGGCTCCTACCTGGGGGGATACTCCGCCGGCCGTGGAATCTACAGCAGGTACCAtgaaggcaaaggaaaacagcaagagAAAGGATTTGAACTGGTTCCCAACTTGGAGTTACCTGCAGTCAATCCAGTGGCCATTAAGCCTGGTGCAG TGGCCATCCCTGCCATTGGTGCCCAGTACTCCATGTTTCAGGCCGCACCACCAGCCAAGATGATGGAAGATGGCAAAATCCACACTGTTGAGCACATCATCAACCCCATAGCTGTCCAGCAGGACCCAGCTAGTGCAGCAGCTGCCGCAGCAGCCGCAGCCGCAGCTGTAATACCAGCTGTGTCAACACCTCCTCCCTTCCAG GGCCGCCCCATCACACCGGTGTACACCATGACTCCCAGCGTGCAGCGGATCCCTGCCGCCGGCATTTACGGGACAAGTTACGTGCCCTTTGCGGCGCCGGCGGCGGCCACAGCGACAATAGCCACGCTACAGAAGAacgctgccgccgccgcctaCGGCGGGTACGCCGGCTACATCCCGCCGGCATTCCCGGCCGCCGCCATCCAGGTGCCCATCCACGACGTCTACCAGACGTACTGA